From Sporosarcina sp. Te-1, the proteins below share one genomic window:
- the hslV gene encoding ATP-dependent protease subunit HslV, whose translation MMEFHSTTIFAIRHKGVCAMSGDGQVTMGESVVMKHTAKKVRRLFGGKILAGFAGSVADAFTLFDLFEGKLAEFNGNLERASVELAKEWRGDRILRKLEAMLLVADENRLLLVSGTGEVIEPDDGILAIGSGGNYALAAGRALAKYSGETLSAEQIAKAALETAAEICVYTNDQIIVEVLD comes from the coding sequence GTGATGGAATTCCATTCGACCACCATATTTGCAATACGGCACAAAGGGGTTTGTGCCATGTCAGGCGATGGGCAAGTGACAATGGGAGAATCTGTTGTCATGAAACATACGGCGAAAAAAGTAAGAAGATTATTCGGCGGTAAAATCTTAGCGGGATTTGCTGGTTCTGTAGCTGACGCGTTTACACTCTTTGATTTATTTGAAGGGAAGTTGGCCGAATTTAATGGCAACCTCGAACGTGCTTCTGTTGAATTGGCGAAAGAATGGCGAGGCGACCGGATTCTTAGAAAGTTGGAAGCGATGTTGTTAGTGGCGGATGAGAATCGGTTATTGCTCGTTTCTGGAACTGGTGAAGTGATTGAGCCGGATGATGGCATTCTCGCAATTGGGTCTGGAGGCAACTATGCGCTCGCAGCTGGAAGGGCGCTGGCTAAATATAGCGGGGAAACGTTATCTGCCGAACAAATAGCGAAAGCTGCTCTGGAGACAGCGGCTGAAATTTGTGTATACACGAATGATCAGATCATTGTGGAGGTGCTTGATTGA
- the sucC gene encoding ADP-forming succinate--CoA ligase subunit beta, with protein MNIHEYQGKQLLREYGVAVSNGRVAFSPDEAVEAAKGLGTKVVVVKAQIHAGGRGKAGGVKIAKNLDEVREYAQELLGKTLVTHQTGPEGKEVKRLLIEEGSDIKKEYYVGLVVDRATDRVTLMGSEEGGMDIEEVAEKTPEKIFKEVIDPVVGLTGFQARRMAFNMNIPSHLVNKAAKFMTGLYQVFVEKDASIVEINPLVVTGDDNVLALDAKFNFDDNALYRHKDIVELRDFDEEDPKEIEASKYDLSYISLDGNIGCMVNGAGLAMATMDTINYYGGSPANFLDVGGGATAEKVTEAFKIILSDEHVKGIFVNIFGGIMKCDVIAEGVIAAAKEVGLEVPLVVRLEGTNVDKGKALLNESGLNIIAADTMADGAQKIVELVG; from the coding sequence ATGAATATCCATGAATATCAAGGAAAACAGCTGCTAAGAGAGTATGGCGTCGCTGTTTCGAACGGTCGGGTAGCATTCTCTCCCGATGAAGCTGTAGAAGCGGCTAAAGGACTCGGCACGAAGGTTGTCGTTGTGAAAGCGCAAATCCATGCAGGCGGCCGTGGTAAGGCGGGCGGAGTCAAGATCGCGAAAAATCTTGATGAAGTACGCGAATATGCTCAGGAATTACTTGGTAAGACACTTGTCACTCACCAGACAGGTCCAGAAGGCAAGGAAGTCAAGAGACTCCTTATCGAAGAAGGTTCTGACATTAAAAAAGAATACTACGTCGGCCTTGTTGTTGACCGTGCAACTGATCGAGTCACTTTGATGGGATCAGAAGAAGGCGGTATGGACATCGAGGAAGTCGCAGAAAAAACACCGGAAAAGATCTTCAAAGAAGTGATTGATCCGGTTGTCGGCCTTACTGGTTTCCAAGCAAGACGCATGGCATTCAACATGAACATCCCATCCCATCTTGTGAATAAAGCGGCAAAATTCATGACAGGCCTTTATCAAGTCTTTGTTGAGAAGGACGCTTCCATTGTTGAGATCAATCCGCTTGTCGTAACGGGTGATGATAATGTACTCGCTTTGGATGCAAAGTTCAACTTTGACGACAATGCGTTATACCGTCACAAAGATATCGTAGAACTTCGCGATTTCGATGAAGAAGATCCGAAAGAAATCGAAGCGTCCAAATACGACCTAAGCTATATTTCCCTAGATGGCAATATCGGCTGCATGGTCAATGGTGCAGGACTTGCGATGGCTACGATGGATACAATCAACTATTACGGCGGATCGCCCGCAAACTTCCTGGACGTTGGGGGCGGCGCGACAGCTGAAAAAGTTACAGAAGCGTTCAAAATCATCCTTTCAGATGAACACGTAAAAGGAATTTTCGTCAATATCTTCGGCGGTATCATGAAGTGTGACGTCATTGCTGAAGGTGTAATTGCAGCTGCGAAGGAAGTCGGTCTCGAAGTTCCTCTAGTCGTTCGACTTGAAGGGACAAATGTCGACAAAGGTAAAGCTCTATTGAACGAATCAGGACTTAACATCATCGCTGCCGATACAATGGCTGATGGTGCACAAAAGATTGTTGAACTCGTAGGCTAA
- the hslU gene encoding ATP-dependent protease ATPase subunit HslU — protein MKKQELTPRELTAYLDRYIVGQDNAKKAVAVAIRNRFRRSLLDDEERREVIPKNILMIGPTGVGKTEIARRIARLVHAPFVKVEATKFTEVGYVGRDVESMVRDLTEASVRIVREKQREAVKGQAAKHAEERLVELLVPDKKKKGNMQNPFEMLFGQKTEQEQPDQSELNEVKQKRSDILERLRAGLLEEELITVDVTMQQPSMFDALQGSGMEQMGASMQDALSSLMPKKTAKRKMKVKDARKVLEAEEADKLIDQDEIARKAIELAEQSGIIFIDEMDKIASKGGSGSSADVSREGVQRDILPIVEGSTVTTKYGAVKTDFILFIAAGAFHMSKPSDIIPELQGRFPIRVELDKLSKDDFVRILKEPDFSLVRQYEKLLATEEVHIEFADDAINRIAEIAFEVNDSTENIGARRLHTILEKLLEDLSYEAADIGPATIKITVAYVDEKLKNIVKNKDLSHFIL, from the coding sequence ATGAAAAAGCAAGAATTGACACCTCGGGAACTAACCGCCTATTTAGATCGTTATATTGTTGGACAGGATAATGCGAAAAAGGCGGTTGCTGTCGCGATTCGCAACAGATTTAGAAGAAGTCTGTTGGATGATGAGGAAAGACGTGAGGTCATCCCAAAAAACATTTTAATGATTGGACCGACTGGAGTCGGGAAGACTGAAATTGCAAGAAGGATTGCCAGGCTGGTCCATGCGCCTTTCGTTAAGGTAGAAGCGACTAAATTTACAGAAGTCGGATATGTTGGACGGGATGTCGAGTCAATGGTTAGAGATTTGACTGAAGCGAGCGTACGTATCGTCCGTGAGAAGCAGCGAGAAGCGGTAAAGGGGCAAGCAGCGAAACACGCGGAAGAACGTCTTGTAGAGTTGCTTGTTCCAGATAAAAAGAAGAAAGGGAACATGCAAAACCCTTTTGAAATGCTATTTGGTCAAAAGACTGAACAAGAGCAGCCCGATCAATCTGAATTGAATGAAGTGAAGCAAAAGCGTTCGGATATTTTAGAACGCCTTCGAGCAGGTTTGCTGGAAGAGGAATTGATTACAGTAGATGTGACTATGCAGCAGCCGTCTATGTTTGATGCTCTGCAAGGTTCGGGAATGGAACAGATGGGAGCGAGCATGCAAGATGCACTTTCATCGTTAATGCCGAAGAAAACTGCCAAACGTAAGATGAAGGTTAAGGATGCGCGGAAGGTACTGGAAGCTGAAGAGGCAGATAAATTGATTGATCAGGACGAAATTGCCCGCAAAGCGATTGAATTGGCAGAGCAATCGGGCATCATATTTATAGATGAAATGGATAAGATCGCAAGTAAGGGCGGCAGTGGCTCGTCAGCTGACGTATCCCGTGAAGGTGTGCAACGTGACATCCTGCCGATCGTCGAAGGATCCACTGTCACCACGAAATACGGTGCCGTCAAGACGGATTTCATCCTGTTCATTGCAGCTGGAGCATTCCATATGTCAAAGCCATCCGACATTATTCCGGAATTGCAAGGACGCTTTCCAATCCGGGTAGAGCTTGATAAATTGTCGAAAGATGACTTTGTCAGGATTCTAAAGGAGCCAGATTTCTCGCTCGTTCGACAATATGAAAAATTGTTGGCGACAGAAGAAGTCCACATCGAATTTGCCGACGATGCCATTAATCGGATAGCTGAAATCGCATTTGAAGTGAATGACAGTACCGAAAATATCGGGGCTAGACGCCTTCATACCATCCTTGAGAAACTCTTGGAGGATTTATCCTATGAGGCGGCTGACATTGGACCTGCTACCATAAAAATTACCGTAGCCTATGTCGATGAAAAGTTGAAAAATATCGTAAAAAACAAGGATTTGTCACATTTTATCCTTTAA
- the codY gene encoding GTP-sensing pleiotropic transcriptional regulator CodY has translation MALLAKTRQINAMLQESAGKPVNFKEMAEKLSSVIECNAFIVSRKGKLLGLEIHQQIENERMKKMFEDRKFPEEYTKKLFEVNETSSNIDVYSEYTVFPEEERELFKDGLTTIVPIIGGGERLGTLVLARLKEEFTEDDLILAEYGATVVGMEILREKAEEIEIEARSKAVVQMAINSLSYSEHEAIEHIFKELDGNEGLLVASKIADRVGITRSVIVNALRKLESAGVIESRSLGMKGTYIKVLNSKFLEELEKHKN, from the coding sequence ATGGCTTTATTAGCTAAAACACGTCAAATTAATGCAATGTTACAGGAATCTGCAGGGAAACCGGTCAATTTTAAAGAAATGGCGGAAAAATTAAGCTCTGTCATCGAATGCAATGCATTTATCGTAAGCAGAAAAGGTAAATTGCTTGGGCTTGAAATTCATCAGCAAATTGAAAATGAGCGGATGAAAAAAATGTTCGAAGACCGTAAGTTCCCTGAAGAATATACAAAAAAATTATTCGAAGTGAATGAAACTTCTTCCAATATCGATGTATATAGCGAATATACTGTTTTCCCAGAAGAGGAACGTGAGCTATTTAAAGACGGCTTGACTACAATCGTTCCGATTATCGGTGGCGGGGAACGTCTTGGCACCCTGGTATTGGCAAGACTGAAAGAAGAGTTCACTGAAGATGATCTAATCCTTGCTGAGTATGGTGCGACTGTTGTTGGTATGGAAATCCTTCGTGAAAAAGCGGAAGAAATTGAAATTGAAGCCCGCAGCAAGGCAGTAGTGCAAATGGCGATCAATTCCTTGTCTTATAGTGAGCACGAAGCGATCGAGCATATTTTCAAGGAGCTTGACGGCAATGAAGGTTTGCTTGTAGCTTCCAAGATTGCAGACCGCGTGGGTATCACACGCTCTGTTATCGTTAATGCTCTTCGTAAGCTGGAAAGTGCCGGTGTTATTGAATCCCGTTCATTGGGTATGAAAGGGACATACATCAAAGTGTTGAACAGCAAATTCCTTGAAGAACTTGAAAAACACAAAAACTAA
- the xerC gene encoding tyrosine recombinase XerC, which translates to MANVTKEAVAAYISYIRLEKNFSSLTVSEYEKDVNEFLEFMVSEGISDVSDVTYPVARLYATKLYDKGFSRTTISRKISSLRSFYKFANARYGVNDNAFRLLHHPKKEERLPAFFYEEELGELLAACEKEDRKSLRDRALLELLYATGMRVSELVALKIRDVDLSLGIVLVMGKGRKERYIPFGSFALAALEAYLADGRPLLIKSRQHDALFVNMRGEPLTDRGVRHVLNELMKRASLHTKIHPHMIRHSFATHLLANGADMRTVQELLGHSHISSTQVYTHITKEHLRKTYMNTHPRA; encoded by the coding sequence TTGGCCAATGTAACAAAAGAAGCTGTAGCTGCGTATATTTCCTACATTCGCCTTGAAAAAAATTTCTCATCTTTAACAGTTTCCGAATATGAGAAAGATGTCAATGAGTTTCTTGAATTCATGGTATCTGAAGGGATCTCAGATGTATCGGATGTCACTTATCCAGTAGCCAGATTATACGCAACGAAACTCTATGATAAGGGGTTTTCGAGGACGACAATATCGAGGAAGATCTCCTCACTGCGTTCGTTCTACAAGTTTGCCAATGCACGTTATGGGGTAAACGATAATGCATTCCGATTGTTGCATCATCCGAAGAAGGAAGAGCGACTTCCGGCTTTTTTTTATGAGGAAGAACTGGGGGAGCTGTTAGCTGCCTGTGAAAAAGAAGATAGGAAATCATTGCGCGACCGGGCGCTTTTAGAGCTGTTATATGCAACAGGAATGCGTGTCAGTGAACTGGTCGCCCTGAAAATCCGGGATGTCGACCTGTCGCTGGGCATTGTTCTTGTGATGGGGAAAGGAAGGAAAGAGCGGTACATACCTTTTGGCAGTTTTGCCTTGGCCGCTTTAGAAGCGTACCTGGCTGATGGCAGGCCGCTATTAATAAAAAGCAGGCAGCATGATGCATTGTTTGTCAATATGCGAGGAGAACCGCTAACTGATAGGGGAGTCCGGCATGTTTTGAATGAGTTGATGAAACGTGCTTCTCTCCATACGAAGATTCACCCACATATGATCCGGCATTCCTTTGCAACGCATCTGCTGGCAAACGGGGCGGATATGAGGACAGTCCAGGAATTGCTTGGACATAGCCATATATCTTCAACTCAAGTGTATACCCATATTACGAAAGAGCACTTGCGGAAAACGTATATGAATACACATCCGCGTGCATAG
- the topA gene encoding type I DNA topoisomerase: MADYLVIVESPAKAKTIERYLGKKYKVRASIGHLRDLPRSQMGVDTKNNYEPKYITVRGKGPILQELKKDAKKAKKVFLAADPDREGEAIAWHLAHQLGIDIESDCRVVFNEITKDAIKESFKHPRPIDMNRVDAQQARRILDRLVGYNISPILWKKVKKGLSAGRVQSVALRLIVDRENEIKAFQPEEYWSIGGKFQKGGSTFEAAYYGNTEGKVKLSTKEQVDQALKTLNGDMFEVVNVVKKERKRNPSPPFTTSSLQQEAARKLNFRARKTMMLAQQLYEGINVGKEGIVGLISYMRTDSTRISETARTEAVSFVETMYGKDFVSVPGKPKGKESANTQDAHEAVRPTSVLRTPQSLKEYLSRDQLRLYKLIWERFIASQMSPAILDTVTADLLNGDVKFRATGSEVKFPGFMKVYIESDEDQEEEKESILPPLDKGETVKSLSIDPKQHFTQPPPRYSEARLVKTLEELGIGRPSTYAPTLDTIQKRGYVTLDAKRFVPTELGEIVHQAVNQYFPDIIDIEFTAEMEKSLDDVEEGEVPWKQVIDEFYRDFEKHVQVADEEMEKIEIKDEPAGEDCENCGSPMVFKMGRFGKFMACSNFPDCRNTKAIVKPIGVTCPSCKEGQVVERKSKTKRIFYGCDRYPDCEYVSWDKPIARPCPKCQHTLVEKRLKKGIQIQCTECDYKENVQE; encoded by the coding sequence ATGGCGGATTATTTAGTGATAGTGGAATCCCCTGCAAAAGCGAAAACCATTGAACGCTATTTGGGGAAAAAATATAAGGTGCGTGCATCAATCGGTCATTTGCGGGATCTTCCGCGAAGCCAAATGGGTGTTGATACAAAAAATAACTATGAACCGAAATATATTACGGTCCGTGGGAAAGGACCTATATTGCAAGAGTTGAAAAAAGATGCGAAGAAAGCGAAAAAAGTCTTTCTCGCGGCTGACCCGGATCGTGAAGGGGAGGCAATTGCTTGGCATCTGGCCCATCAACTCGGCATCGACATCGAATCGGATTGTCGTGTAGTATTCAACGAAATAACGAAAGATGCCATTAAGGAATCTTTTAAACACCCACGGCCGATAGATATGAATCGGGTGGACGCACAGCAGGCGAGACGGATACTGGATCGTTTGGTCGGGTACAATATCAGCCCGATTCTTTGGAAGAAAGTGAAGAAAGGCTTGTCGGCGGGCCGGGTGCAATCCGTGGCACTTCGTCTGATCGTTGACCGTGAGAATGAAATAAAAGCATTTCAGCCTGAAGAGTACTGGTCAATTGGCGGTAAATTTCAAAAAGGCGGAAGCACATTTGAAGCGGCCTATTACGGAAATACGGAAGGAAAAGTGAAACTGTCGACGAAGGAACAAGTCGATCAAGCGTTGAAGACATTGAATGGAGATATGTTTGAAGTTGTAAACGTTGTCAAAAAGGAACGGAAAAGAAATCCTTCCCCGCCTTTCACGACTTCTTCACTACAGCAAGAGGCTGCGAGAAAATTGAATTTCCGGGCTAGGAAAACAATGATGCTTGCCCAACAGCTCTATGAAGGGATTAATGTCGGCAAGGAAGGGATTGTCGGTCTGATCAGTTATATGCGTACCGATTCGACCCGCATTTCAGAAACAGCCAGAACTGAAGCGGTTTCTTTTGTGGAGACCATGTACGGAAAGGATTTTGTCTCTGTGCCGGGCAAACCAAAAGGCAAAGAATCAGCCAACACCCAAGATGCCCATGAGGCGGTAAGGCCAACATCTGTCTTGCGAACGCCTCAATCTTTGAAGGAATATCTTTCTAGGGACCAGCTTCGGTTGTATAAACTGATTTGGGAGCGTTTTATTGCCAGTCAGATGTCCCCAGCAATTTTGGATACCGTTACTGCGGATTTGTTGAATGGCGACGTAAAGTTCCGGGCAACTGGATCGGAAGTCAAATTTCCAGGTTTTATGAAGGTGTATATTGAAAGCGACGAGGACCAAGAAGAAGAAAAGGAATCGATTCTTCCGCCTTTGGATAAGGGGGAAACAGTAAAAAGCCTGTCCATTGATCCGAAACAGCATTTTACCCAACCCCCTCCGCGCTATTCTGAAGCAAGACTTGTCAAGACGTTGGAAGAATTAGGAATAGGAAGACCGTCGACATATGCGCCAACTCTTGATACAATTCAAAAGCGAGGCTATGTTACCTTGGATGCAAAGCGTTTTGTCCCGACAGAGTTAGGTGAAATTGTCCATCAAGCGGTTAACCAGTACTTCCCCGATATTATCGATATCGAATTCACTGCTGAAATGGAAAAGAGCCTTGATGATGTTGAAGAAGGCGAGGTTCCTTGGAAACAAGTCATTGACGAATTCTATAGGGATTTTGAAAAACATGTCCAAGTGGCTGATGAAGAGATGGAAAAAATCGAGATCAAGGATGAACCTGCCGGGGAAGACTGTGAAAATTGCGGCTCTCCGATGGTATTCAAGATGGGCCGTTTCGGAAAATTCATGGCTTGCTCCAATTTTCCTGATTGCAGAAATACAAAAGCGATTGTGAAACCGATTGGTGTCACTTGTCCTTCTTGTAAAGAAGGTCAAGTGGTAGAGAGGAAGAGCAAAACAAAACGTATTTTCTACGGTTGTGACCGTTACCCGGACTGCGAATATGTGTCATGGGATAAACCGATTGCACGGCCATGCCCAAAATGTCAACATACGCTAGTTGAAAAGAGATTGAAAAAAGGTATTCAGATACAATGTACAGAATGTGATTACAAAGAAAATGTTCAAGAATGA
- the flgB gene encoding flagellar basal body rod protein FlgB, with protein sequence MNLYGSTISLLERGLDFSSTKGKTIAQNIANVDTPNYKAKSVSFQEVFDEAKSNSVKAYRTNNLHMEFAERTPHAGVFNYSNFRYRQDGNGVDMDKEQADLAANQIYYNALVDRLNGKFNTLQNVIKGGR encoded by the coding sequence ATGAATTTATATGGCTCGACCATATCATTATTAGAACGGGGTTTGGATTTTTCTTCAACGAAAGGGAAAACAATCGCGCAAAATATAGCAAATGTCGACACGCCGAATTACAAAGCGAAAAGTGTGAGCTTTCAGGAAGTCTTTGATGAAGCGAAGTCGAATTCTGTCAAAGCGTATCGGACTAATAATCTGCATATGGAATTTGCCGAAAGGACACCCCATGCAGGCGTCTTCAATTATTCAAATTTCCGTTATCGTCAAGATGGGAACGGTGTGGATATGGATAAAGAACAGGCCGATTTGGCTGCGAACCAAATCTACTATAATGCGCTTGTCGATCGACTAAACGGGAAGTTCAATACGCTGCAAAATGTGATTAAGGGAGGACGTTGA
- the trmFO gene encoding FADH(2)-oxidizing methylenetetrahydrofolate--tRNA-(uracil(54)-C(5))-methyltransferase TrmFO, with protein MRPIVNVIGAGLAGSEAAWQIASRGVNVRLYEMRPVKQTPAHHTDKFAELVCSNSLRANNLTNAVGIIKEEMRRLGSLVIESADQCAVPAGGALAVDRHEFAGNVTERIKSHPLIEIVNEEVTDLTELLNGITVIATGPLTSPALAEKIRELTGEEYLYFYDAAAPIVEKDSIDMEKVYLKSRYDKGEAAYLNCPMDDEEFQRFYEALVSAEVAPLKEFEKEVYFEACMPVEVLAQRGEKTLLFGPLKPVGLEDPKTGKRPKAVVQLRQDDAAGTLYNIVGFQTHMKWGAQKEVIQLIPGLENVEIVRYGVMHRNTFINSPKVLQSTYQLRSKETLFFAGQMTGVEGYVESAGSGLIAGINAAMLALGKDPIHFPKETALGSMARYITEADPRNFQPMNVNFGLFPDLGERIKSKVERAEKHAERALEALERFRPTVSI; from the coding sequence ATGCGTCCAATCGTAAATGTTATTGGAGCTGGGCTTGCGGGAAGTGAGGCGGCATGGCAGATTGCATCCAGGGGAGTGAACGTCCGTCTGTATGAAATGCGTCCTGTTAAACAAACGCCAGCACACCATACGGATAAGTTTGCGGAACTTGTGTGCAGCAACTCATTGCGTGCCAACAATTTAACGAACGCTGTCGGTATTATTAAAGAAGAGATGCGGCGGCTGGGATCATTAGTCATCGAATCTGCTGACCAATGTGCTGTGCCTGCTGGCGGGGCATTAGCTGTAGACCGTCACGAGTTTGCAGGCAATGTGACAGAGCGGATTAAAAGTCACCCGCTGATTGAAATTGTAAATGAAGAAGTGACCGATCTCACAGAATTGCTTAATGGGATTACCGTTATCGCAACAGGTCCGCTTACCTCTCCGGCGCTGGCAGAGAAAATAAGAGAGTTAACCGGCGAAGAATATTTGTATTTTTATGATGCGGCAGCACCAATCGTTGAAAAAGATTCCATCGACATGGAGAAGGTGTATTTGAAATCCCGCTACGACAAAGGGGAAGCGGCTTACTTGAATTGTCCGATGGACGACGAAGAGTTCCAACGCTTCTATGAAGCGCTTGTCTCAGCAGAGGTAGCTCCGTTAAAAGAGTTTGAGAAAGAAGTGTATTTTGAGGCTTGTATGCCCGTTGAAGTATTAGCTCAAAGAGGCGAGAAAACATTGTTATTCGGACCCTTGAAACCGGTGGGTCTGGAAGATCCGAAAACGGGTAAACGGCCAAAAGCGGTCGTTCAGTTGAGGCAAGATGATGCAGCAGGTACTTTGTACAACATCGTCGGATTTCAAACTCACATGAAATGGGGAGCCCAGAAGGAAGTCATTCAATTGATTCCTGGTTTGGAGAATGTGGAAATCGTCCGTTACGGTGTTATGCACCGCAACACTTTCATCAATTCTCCAAAGGTGTTACAATCGACATATCAATTGCGGTCGAAAGAAACATTGTTCTTTGCCGGACAGATGACAGGAGTGGAAGGTTACGTCGAATCGGCGGGATCTGGTTTAATCGCTGGAATTAATGCAGCCATGCTGGCGCTTGGAAAGGATCCAATCCACTTCCCGAAAGAGACGGCGCTTGGAAGTATGGCAAGGTATATCACCGAAGCTGATCCAAGAAATTTTCAACCGATGAATGTTAATTTTGGCCTATTTCCCGACTTGGGCGAACGGATCAAGTCTAAAGTGGAGAGAGCAGAGAAACATGCGGAACGCGCGCTTGAGGCGCTCGAAAGATTCCGGCCGACTGTCAGCATCTAA
- the dprA gene encoding DNA-processing protein DprA, which yields MYSPVERRLLCLHYIYPVPWNRIRQLIEIDPNLEKLATINPELLSKILNITTRKAERLTARLKEYDQTPFELLYRREGITPIPFTHPHYPDKLKQLIDPPAVLYAKGAISLLHNPTKIAIIGSRKATNYSRQALSFIAPPLVKHGIVIVSGLAKGADAFAHEAAMEYGGKTIAVLGSGHFHVYPKENAELASRIETDQLLLTEYPPYVQPAKWTFPMRNRIISGLSDAVVVTESAEKSGTMSTVDHALDHGKAVYAVPGPITSPLSIGPNKLIDEGAKPVWNGFQIVETVF from the coding sequence TTGTACAGCCCGGTGGAGCGACGGCTGCTCTGTTTGCATTATATATATCCAGTGCCGTGGAATCGGATTCGGCAGCTTATCGAGATAGACCCCAATCTGGAGAAGCTGGCTACAATCAATCCAGAGCTGCTTTCCAAAATATTAAATATAACGACCCGGAAAGCGGAGCGACTGACTGCTCGACTCAAAGAATATGACCAAACCCCTTTTGAACTTCTTTATCGCCGTGAAGGCATTACCCCCATCCCATTTACACATCCTCATTACCCAGACAAATTAAAGCAGCTTATCGATCCTCCAGCAGTGCTCTATGCCAAAGGAGCTATCTCTCTATTACACAATCCAACAAAAATTGCGATTATCGGTTCACGTAAGGCAACGAACTATTCAAGGCAGGCTCTTTCATTCATCGCCCCGCCTTTAGTGAAACATGGCATTGTTATCGTCTCCGGCCTGGCGAAAGGCGCCGATGCATTTGCTCATGAAGCAGCTATGGAGTATGGCGGTAAAACAATTGCTGTACTTGGCAGCGGCCATTTTCATGTCTATCCGAAAGAGAATGCAGAGCTCGCTTCCCGGATAGAGACTGACCAATTGCTGTTGACTGAATACCCGCCGTATGTACAGCCTGCAAAATGGACTTTCCCTATGAGGAATCGAATCATAAGCGGTTTATCAGACGCTGTGGTCGTCACAGAGTCCGCTGAGAAGAGTGGAACGATGAGTACGGTCGATCATGCGCTCGATCATGGCAAAGCTGTTTACGCGGTTCCTGGGCCCATTACATCCCCTTTGTCCATCGGCCCGAATAAATTGATCGACGAAGGGGCAAAACCTGTCTGGAACGGCTTTCAAATAGTGGAAACAGTCTTTTGA
- the sucD gene encoding succinate--CoA ligase subunit alpha, with the protein MAIYINKDTKVIVQGITGSTALFHTKQMLEYGTKIVGGVTPGKGGTEVEGVPVFNTVAEAVKATGANVSVIYVPAPFAADAILEAVDAELDMTICITEHIPVLDMVKVKRYMEGKKTRLVGPNCPGVITADECKIGIMPGYIHTKGHVGVVSRSGTLTYEATHQLSQAGIGQTTAVGIGGDPVNGTNFIDVLKAFNEDPETYAVVMIGEIGGTAEEEAAEWVKANMTKPVVGFIGGQTAPPGKRMGHAGAIISGGKGTAAEKIKAMKEAGIEVADTPSVIGETLIKVIKEKGIYDKCKTH; encoded by the coding sequence ATGGCTATTTATATTAATAAAGATACAAAAGTGATTGTACAAGGGATTACAGGTTCTACAGCACTTTTCCATACAAAACAAATGTTGGAGTATGGTACAAAAATCGTTGGCGGTGTTACACCGGGTAAAGGTGGAACGGAAGTTGAAGGAGTTCCTGTCTTTAACACAGTTGCAGAAGCTGTAAAGGCTACAGGGGCTAACGTTTCTGTTATTTATGTCCCAGCTCCATTCGCGGCTGACGCGATTTTAGAAGCAGTGGATGCAGAATTGGATATGACAATTTGTATTACTGAACATATTCCGGTTCTTGATATGGTAAAAGTTAAGCGTTACATGGAAGGTAAGAAAACACGGCTTGTCGGTCCGAACTGCCCAGGCGTTATCACAGCGGATGAGTGTAAAATCGGCATCATGCCTGGGTATATTCATACAAAAGGCCATGTTGGTGTTGTTTCACGCTCTGGAACACTTACGTACGAAGCGACTCATCAGTTGAGCCAAGCTGGAATCGGTCAAACGACAGCAGTCGGTATCGGGGGAGACCCGGTTAACGGCACGAACTTCATCGACGTTCTGAAAGCATTCAACGAAGACCCTGAAACATATGCGGTTGTAATGATCGGGGAAATCGGTGGTACTGCTGAAGAAGAGGCGGCAGAATGGGTTAAAGCCAACATGACGAAGCCGGTTGTAGGCTTCATTGGCGGTCAAACAGCACCTCCAGGAAAACGTATGGGCCATGCGGGCGCTATCATTTCCGGCGGTAAGGGAACGGCTGCTGAAAAGATTAAAGCGATGAAAGAAGCGGGTATTGAAGTGGCGGATACCCCGTCTGTAATCGGTGAAACATTAATTAAAGTCATTAAGGAAAAAGGCATCTACGATAAGTGTAAAACTCATTAA